A single genomic interval of Arthrobacter globiformis harbors:
- a CDS encoding glucose-6-phosphate isomerase produces the protein MSTLSYDATGSARKALEQHLPALVEERVATRIFAKDHTLWGPDAEAESAIRLGWVEAATVSRPLVEGILELRDALKAEGVTRIALCGMGGSSLAPEVIAGTAGVELTVLDSTDPEQIGAALADRLAETAIVVSSKSGSTLETDSQRRIFEHAFTEAGLDAKSRIIVVTDPGSPLDKASREAGYRAVFNADPNVGGRYSALTAFGLVPSGLAGVDIAALLDEAEEAAEILNEDAPENIGLVLGAALGGTNPLRDKIVIAEDGSGIVGFADWAEQLIAESTGKLGTGVLPVVAGPDAPEVTSGAEDILVVRLVSTDTDVELGENEVAIAGGLASQMMVWEFATAVAGRLLGINPFDQPDVEAAKVAARGLLDAQPEPTPANFTDGAIEVRGGEWLGDATTAAAAVSALLAQLGSDGYLSVQAYFDRLAYAQLEGVRDELAAVSGRPVTFGWGPRFLHSTGQFHKGGPAIGVFLQVTAASAQDLAIPERPFTFGELITAQAAGDAQVLSEHGRPVLRLHLTDRAAGVAQLQEIVSSLAGKAASATES, from the coding sequence ATGAGCACACTCAGCTACGACGCCACCGGTTCCGCTCGGAAGGCGCTTGAGCAGCACTTGCCCGCCCTCGTGGAAGAACGCGTTGCCACCCGGATCTTCGCCAAGGACCACACCCTGTGGGGTCCTGATGCGGAAGCCGAGTCAGCGATCCGCCTTGGTTGGGTCGAGGCGGCCACCGTCTCCCGGCCCCTGGTGGAGGGCATCCTGGAACTCCGCGATGCCCTGAAAGCGGAGGGTGTTACCCGCATTGCCCTCTGCGGCATGGGCGGCTCCTCGCTTGCTCCGGAAGTCATCGCCGGCACCGCTGGCGTCGAGCTGACTGTGCTGGACAGCACTGATCCCGAACAGATCGGTGCTGCCCTCGCGGACCGCCTCGCTGAAACCGCGATCGTGGTTTCCTCGAAATCCGGTTCAACCCTGGAAACTGATTCGCAGCGGCGGATTTTCGAACACGCCTTCACCGAGGCGGGTCTCGATGCGAAGAGCCGGATCATCGTGGTCACGGATCCCGGGTCCCCGCTGGACAAGGCCTCACGCGAGGCCGGCTACCGCGCGGTCTTCAACGCGGACCCGAACGTGGGCGGCCGCTACTCGGCGCTGACGGCCTTCGGGCTCGTCCCGTCCGGCCTGGCCGGCGTGGACATCGCGGCCCTGCTGGACGAGGCTGAAGAAGCCGCAGAGATCCTTAACGAGGACGCTCCCGAGAACATCGGGCTGGTCCTGGGCGCCGCCCTGGGCGGCACCAACCCGCTGCGCGACAAGATTGTCATCGCGGAGGACGGCTCCGGCATCGTGGGATTCGCTGACTGGGCCGAACAGCTCATCGCTGAATCCACGGGCAAGCTCGGCACCGGCGTCCTGCCGGTTGTCGCCGGCCCGGATGCCCCGGAAGTCACTTCCGGCGCTGAAGACATCCTGGTGGTCCGTCTCGTCAGCACGGATACCGACGTCGAACTCGGCGAGAACGAAGTTGCCATTGCCGGCGGCCTCGCCTCGCAGATGATGGTGTGGGAATTCGCCACCGCTGTGGCCGGGCGCCTCCTGGGCATCAACCCGTTTGACCAGCCCGACGTCGAAGCCGCCAAGGTGGCCGCCCGCGGACTGCTGGACGCCCAGCCGGAGCCGACGCCCGCCAACTTCACCGATGGTGCCATCGAGGTGCGCGGCGGCGAGTGGCTCGGCGACGCGACCACCGCAGCGGCCGCGGTCTCTGCACTGCTGGCGCAGCTGGGCAGTGACGGGTACCTGAGCGTCCAGGCCTACTTCGACCGCCTGGCCTACGCACAGCTCGAGGGCGTCCGGGACGAACTCGCCGCCGTGAGCGGCCGACCGGTCACCTTCGGCTGGGGGCCCCGCTTCCTCCACTCCACCGGCCAGTTCCACAAGGGCGGCCCCGCCATCGGCGTATTCCTGCAGGTCACTGCAGCTTCGGCCCAGGACCTCGCTATTCCGGAGCGTCCGTTCACTTTCGGCGAGCTGATCACGGCCCAGGCCGCCGGCGACGCCCAGGTGCTCAGTGAGCACGGCCGGCCCGTCCTGCGCCTGCACCTGACCGACCGCGCAGCGGGTGTCGCCCAGCTGCAGGAGATAGTTTCGTCGCTTGCCGGCAAGGCCGCGTCCGCCACTGAGAGCTAA
- the tal gene encoding transaldolase, which translates to MTSTPTQQLSDAGVSIWLDDLSRGRLKTGTLQKLIEEKNVVGVTTNPSIFHAAITSGTDYDATIAAQAAAGASIEETIFEITTTDVADACDLFAPVAAATKGVDGRVSIEVDPRLAWDTAGTIAEAKHLYKKVNRDNVHIKIPATLEGLEAITATLAEGISVNVTLIFSLERYRAVINAFQSGLEQAKDNGHDLSKIHSVASFFVSRVDTEIDKRLDAIGTEEAKALKGKAGVANARLAYQVYEEQFSTERWAVLAAAGALPQRPLWASTGVKDPAYPDTLYVTELVAPNVVNTMPEKTLDATFDHGVVTGDTVTNGYDEANATLNALDALGVSYNEVVALLESEGLDKFVASWKELLADVEGALATARKAS; encoded by the coding sequence ATGACTAGCACTCCCACCCAGCAGCTTTCCGACGCCGGCGTTTCCATCTGGCTCGATGACCTCTCCCGGGGCCGTCTGAAGACCGGCACGCTGCAGAAGCTGATCGAAGAGAAGAACGTTGTGGGTGTCACCACGAACCCCAGCATCTTCCACGCCGCCATCACCTCCGGCACGGACTACGACGCCACCATCGCGGCGCAGGCCGCTGCCGGCGCCTCCATCGAAGAGACCATCTTCGAGATCACGACGACGGACGTCGCCGACGCCTGTGACCTTTTCGCCCCGGTCGCCGCGGCGACCAAGGGCGTGGACGGCCGCGTCTCCATCGAGGTGGACCCCCGCCTCGCGTGGGACACCGCAGGCACCATCGCCGAAGCGAAGCACCTTTACAAGAAGGTCAACCGCGACAACGTGCACATCAAGATCCCTGCCACCCTTGAGGGCCTGGAGGCCATCACGGCGACCCTGGCGGAGGGCATCAGCGTGAACGTGACCCTGATCTTCTCGCTGGAGCGGTACCGCGCCGTCATCAACGCCTTCCAGTCCGGACTGGAGCAGGCCAAGGACAACGGCCACGACCTGTCCAAGATCCACTCCGTCGCCTCGTTCTTCGTCTCCCGCGTGGACACCGAAATCGACAAGCGCTTGGACGCGATCGGCACCGAGGAAGCCAAGGCCCTCAAGGGCAAGGCCGGCGTCGCGAACGCCCGCCTCGCCTACCAGGTCTACGAAGAGCAGTTCTCCACCGAGCGCTGGGCCGTGCTCGCCGCGGCAGGCGCGCTGCCGCAGCGTCCGCTCTGGGCTTCCACCGGTGTGAAGGACCCGGCCTACCCGGACACCCTCTACGTCACCGAGCTCGTCGCCCCGAACGTCGTGAACACCATGCCGGAGAAGACCCTGGACGCCACGTTCGACCACGGCGTGGTCACGGGCGACACCGTCACCAACGGCTACGATGAAGCGAACGCCACCCTCAACGCCCTCGATGCCCTCGGTGTGTCCTACAACGAGGTCGTTGCCCTGCTGGAATCCGAAGGCCTGGACAAGTTTGTTGCCAGCTGGAAGGAACTCCTGGCAGACGTCGAAGGCGCCCTCGCCACCGCACGGAAGGCTTCCTAA